GCCGATCCCCTTCGGCCGCGAGATCTATATCGAGCGCGACGACTTCATGGAGAGCCCGCCGAAGAAGTTCTTTCGCCTGGCGCCCGGCCGCGAGGTCAGGCTCCGCTATGCCTATCTCATCACCTGCCAGAGGGTGGTGAAGGACGCCGCCGGCGAGGTCATGGAATTGCGCTGCACCTACGATCCGGCCACCCGCGGCGGCGATACCCCCGACGGGCGGAAGGTGCAGGCGACCCTGCACTGGGTGGCAGCGGCGAGCGCCGCACCGGCCGAGATCCGGCTCTATGAGCCGCTCTTCCGGCGGCCGGACCCGGGTGCGGCGGGCGACCTTGCTGCCGATCTCAATCCCCAGTCCCTTGAAGTGCTGCAAGGAGCCGTGGTCGAGCCCGGGCTCGCCGCCAGCAATGCCCCCGACCCGGTGCAGTTCGAGCGCCAGGGCTACTTCTACCCCGATCGAGACTCCGCACCCGGCCGCCTCGTCTTCAACCGCACCGTCGGCCTCCGCGACAGCTACGCCAAAGCGCAGGCTGCGCCGCGCCAAAGATAGGAATTCACCACGGAGGCACGGAGGACACAGAGTGAAGAAGTCATAGCCGCGCTTTGCGCGGAGAACAATTCACTCGGCGCCCTCTGCGCTCCTCAGCGCCCTCAGCGGTCAACCGTCCTCGTCTCCGTGCTCTCGTCGGGCCGGTCTTCGCGGCCCCGACCTCCGTGGTGAATTCCTTCAGCCCCTGAGCGGCGAGAGATCCACCGTGGCGGCGGTGAACAGGCCGCGCACGAAGCCATGAGCTGCCTTGGCTTGTCCTTCGGTCCAGCCGCCGAAGGCGGCATTGGCGAAGAACTTGGCCTCGATCTGGGCCCGGTCCAGCCGCTCATGGGCGCCGCCGCGGAGATGCGCCTGGCGCTCCTCGAGGATGCGTCCGTCGCGGAGCCGGACGCGGACGTGCCCCGTATAGTCGTTGGGGTAGGGGTTGTCGGGATCGATCACGTAGCCGACCTTGCCGGCAAGCGTGCGCAGGCGCTCGTCCGCGACCGCGGCTTCGGTGAAGGCGGCAAGTCCGGCATCGCCGGTCACCAGAGCGAGCGCCACGCAGAAGGGCGTGGAGAATTTCGCCGCATAGGCATTGGGGGGAGATTGCTTTGATGCGAGCGGCTCCCACAGCCGATGCACCGTACCTTCGGCCACCTCGCAGACGATCGAGGCTACATCCTCGGCCTTGACGCCGCGCTTGGCGAGCCTCGCCGCGCAGTCGATGTAGGGATGGGTCATGGTGCCGCAGGCATAGGGCTTGAAGGCGATGGTCGCTGCATGCCAATGCCGGCCGAAGCCGTCGAGGAGCTTCGAATAGTCACCCTCGCGCGTGTGCGCGAAGCCGTTGAAGAGCCCGTGGGTGCCTTCGAATACGCTGGCGGGCCCACGAAAGCCGGAAGCGGCCATGAGCGCCGCGCGCAAGCCCGCCTGTGCCGCCCAGCCGGGATGCATGCGCTTGGTCCAGCTACCGTCGGCGAGATATTCGATGATCCCGCTGGCCATGCTGCCGGCGATGCCGAGCGCGTTGACGATGCCGGCGCGATCGAGGTCCATCGCCGCCGCCACCCCGGAAGCGGCCCCCATCGCGCCAAACACGCTGGTCGGATGAAAGCCGGCCTTGTGCACGCGTTTGGGTGCCACCAGGCTCAACCGGCAGATGGTTTCGAGGCCGACCGCGAGGCCTTTCAGCACCGCCGGTCCATCGAGGCCAAGCCGCTCGGCCGCGGCGAACACCGCTGGCACCGCGACCACGCCTGCATGCACCGGTCCGCCTTCGAAGGTGTCGTCGAAATCCTCGCCATGGGCG
The nucleotide sequence above comes from Pseudomonadota bacterium. Encoded proteins:
- a CDS encoding MmgE/PrpD family protein, producing the protein MDRVPAKDPAAASGAGDGITIAAALAERIVALRPGALPAGLREVIEDLVLDIVGLCLAARQTDYVRALLTALSPEGGSATAIGQSQRLDAAGAALVNGTAAHGEDFDDTFEGGPVHAGVVAVPAVFAAAERLGLDGPAVLKGLAVGLETICRLSLVAPKRVHKAGFHPTSVFGAMGAASGVAAAMDLDRAGIVNALGIAGSMASGIIEYLADGSWTKRMHPGWAAQAGLRAALMAASGFRGPASVFEGTHGLFNGFAHTREGDYSKLLDGFGRHWHAATIAFKPYACGTMTHPYIDCAARLAKRGVKAEDVASIVCEVAEGTVHRLWEPLASKQSPPNAYAAKFSTPFCVALALVTGDAGLAAFTEAAVADERLRTLAGKVGYVIDPDNPYPNDYTGHVRVRLRDGRILEERQAHLRGGAHERLDRAQIEAKFFANAAFGGWTEGQAKAAHGFVRGLFTAATVDLSPLRG